GGAAACAGTTGGTCTTCTGCTAGTAAGACAACTGGTAAGGAAAGAATCGCCCCCACACCACAACACCACATCAAGATCTCCGTAGCAGGAAATTTGTGGCGCAGAGTTTCGATTAACATCAAATTAGCAGCCGAAAACACAGCCGATAATAGGGCTGCAATGTCTCCATTGAGATGTTCAGCACCCACCTGGAAATCATCGAGTCCCAGGGCGATCGCCCCAATCATAGCAATCAATAATCCCATTAAGAACCGCCGGTCAAAGGATTCATGGAAAATCACCCAAGCCCCCAGAGTGGTAAATAACGGTGTTAGATTATGTAGAATTGTTGAATTCGCCACCCCTGTCAGGGTTAGAGACCAAGCCCAAAACGCCAAGCATCCCCAAAACATCACTCCGGCACTCACTAACAAAATAATATCCCGTCGATTGATCGGATCAACCTTCGGTTTTGCCTCTAAACTCTCCCCAGTTTTCCAGTGTTCTAGGGCATAAATCACCCCCAGAACTAGAAAAGCAATCCAAAATCGGTTAAGGATGGTGGAAAATGGCCCCAACTCTCGTTCGCTCAGGCGAATGAAAATCGCTGCAAAGGACAAAGAGGCGATCGCAAAGAATACGGCCAACAGGGCAGATAGGGTGGAACTGATTTTAGGAATTCTCGGTAAATGGGGTGAAATCGAGGGTAAGGTGGTGGTTAAAGACATGATCTGAGCAAGGGTAAACCTTGGAGTAACAAGCGTCAGCGAAGGGGGTCGAGTAAATGTGCTTAATCCTCTCCTTCCAGTTATCTTAAGATTCCTACCTGATTGATCGAACAGGATTTTTGCAATTTGTTACACAATGCAACGACCCTTCATCGAATCATCAAATTCAGACAATAAATCACCATGGGGAAATCTAACCTGCTATCCTGAAAGATGCAAGAAGTCATGCGATCG
The window above is part of the Roseofilum capinflatum BLCC-M114 genome. Proteins encoded here:
- a CDS encoding DMT family transporter, whose amino-acid sequence is MSLTTTLPSISPHLPRIPKISSTLSALLAVFFAIASLSFAAIFIRLSERELGPFSTILNRFWIAFLVLGVIYALEHWKTGESLEAKPKVDPINRRDIILLVSAGVMFWGCLAFWAWSLTLTGVANSTILHNLTPLFTTLGAWVIFHESFDRRFLMGLLIAMIGAIALGLDDFQVGAEHLNGDIAALLSAVFSAANLMLIETLRHKFPATEILMWCCGVGAILSLPVVLLAEDQLFPVTLSGWLSVIGLAVVCQVVGQGLQAYSLKRLSSGLVGIFLLLDPVFAAIIAWIVFAEGLTLVNTLAFATVLGGIYLAKSSQYSDRILSEESST